TTTTTACATCTGCAAGTCAGATGCTATCAAGCCAACTGCCTTGTACCATCCATAATCCTCTTACATTTTTAACTCAAAGACAAATAGGAAGATTCAGTACATTTTAATTTCCCAAATGTTCTCAGAAAGAATGATCAGAAGCATcctccagttgtttttttttttgaattttagaattttattttatttattttttatacagcagtttcttagtagttatccattttatacatattagtgtatatatgtcaatcccaatctcccagttcatcccaccccccccccacctcctgccactttcccccgttggtgtccatacgtttgttctctacatctgaagCACCCTCCAGTTTTCAAACACAGTTGGGTAAATCCATTTACCCCACAGGAGCTACCTGTGTGTGTTGTAAGGTAGCAGTGAAAGACTATGATCCTCTGCGGTAGTGACGCCCTCAATGCGGAAGCCTTCCCTCTTCACATGAAGCGTGTGAATAACAGGAAGGGACAGAGTCACCTTCATTATTTCCTCAACTATTGGTGTTTTCATAGGATTTTTAAATGCCTGATTTCAATTTTACAACAACAATACCAATATTCATTCTGAAAGGTAATCTTATGTTCCAAGTAGCAGATATTAACAACTTCCAACATGATCTCTAGGAAcaatttgcagttcttttttttttttttttttggccacacagcttgcaagatattatttccccaaccagggatcgaacccgtgccccctgcaatggaagcacagagtcataaccactggcctgccagggaagtccctaatttgcAGTTCTGAACTATGCTTTGGAAAAACATTTCCAGCAGTCTGTGCAGGATTTATGCCTATTCCATTATGGGTAATAATTGCAGTTATTAGATGTTGCAGGAACTTTAAATTCTTCTGTTGCAAACTTTAAGACTGCTGTGAAAGGTGTACTTTTGGGAACACAGAGTACTTTGTGGGGCAGCTGAGAGTCTGACGTCAGAGTGATCTTAAAGAAAACCTTTGACATGGCAGAGCCAGTCCAGAGACCCCACCAATTCCACCGGCTAGCCCCACGTCCTCTGAAGTGCAGCCTGGCCCAGTTTCCTCCTTTTTAGGTATGGCAAGTAAGAGTGCCTATCTCAGAGGGTGGCTGTATAGATTCAGGGGCTCTGCTACTccttggctgtgtgatcttggacaagtcgcttaacctctctgtgcctcatcttCTTCACCTGTGGAATGAGGACAATCATAGCAGGTTGGTGTGAAGGTGAACAGAATTAATCTACAAGACAAGACCTGACATAGGGCCTGTCTTGGGTAAGAACTCAGGAATGCCAGCCCCAGCTGATGCTGTGCAAAAGTGCTTGGCACAGGGCCAGCCCAAATGGTCACCTTGGTTAACACCTTCTTTCAgcctttatctcatttaatcctcaccactaTGCTATGTGATGAGTGCAATCATccctgttttatatttatttatttatttatttatttatttattggctgccttgggtcttcgttgatgcgcgtgggttttctctagttgcagcgagcgggggctaacttcattgcggtgcccgggcttattgcggtggcttctcttgttgcggagcacgggttctaggcgtgcgggcttcagtagttgtggcacgtgggctcagtagttgtggctcgcggactctagagcacaggctcggtagttgtggcgcacgggttagttgctccatggcatgtgggatcttcccggaccagggctcgaacccatgtcccctgcattggcaggcggattcttaaccactgcaccacgagggaagtccccatccctgttttatagatgaggaaataggtGCCCAGAAAATCATGGCTTGCCCCAGGTGACATGGAAAGGAAATGTCAAGACCAGGATTTGAATGCAGATCTACCTGGCTCcaattccctccctccccccaccccacatacacacacagtgttTACCATGTGCCACTCTGTTCTAAGCCTTTTACAGGGATTACTCATTAATCCCCACATCAGCCTCACAAAGTAGGTTACACATGTGAGTCCATTTCTACAGATCAGGAACGTGAGGACCAGAGAGGTTAGTTCCTGGCTCAGGGGTCACACAGCCAACAAATGACAGAGCAGGGATTTGCACCTAGGTCACCTGGCTCCAGTCCCAGCACTGCTTCGTAGTAAGCGTGTGGCAGTTCCAGAACCAATGTCCAGTGTCCTGAGGCCAGAACAATGGGAGACAAGGACTCAGCTGCCCCCTTCTACCCTGTTCCCTAGAAATACCTGGAGAAGTTAGAGCATGAGtttgagttttattttccatCAGTCAGTCAACAACCATTGCCCCGAGTGTCTTCTCTGTGTTCGGGCTGTGCTGGTTAGCACTGGGCACACAGCAGGGACTGAGACTGCCTTGGCTCTGTCTTCCCTCCTGGGTCTTACAGTCCTGCATGGGAGACAGACAAGTGATGACCCAGGATGGGCATGGCTGGAACATGGGAGCCCGGGAGGTTGCAGGAGCCCAGGAAGGGCGTTTCCTCCAGCCTTGGGGTGGTCAGAGAGAGCTTCCGGCAGGAGGGAGCATCTGCACTGAGGCTCGGAGAACACGGGAGTAGAGAGCCGCGCGGGAATCTGGTGCCTGGTCTACGGACCAACAGCGCCCTCTGCTGGAAGTATCCTGTAGTGCAGCGACCGGTGTACTGCCGGGGTTTGGCAAAGCTCGCCTTGAACCAAATTCGATGATGCTAGAATCCTGTGCGCCCAGCTTTGGCCAATTTATATTTCTAGGACTTGATTCATTGAGtcagtcactcaacaaatatttcttgagcacctaatTTGCGCCAGGTTGTTTTAATGCTAAAGATACCGTGCTGACAGTACagagccctgccctcagggaactggcattctagtgggggagaaCCAATAATGTAACACCATAAAACCAGTAGCTAATAGTTGCTAAATGCTTCCGATCCATATATTAATGCATTCAATGCTTACAGgctcggcttccctggtggcgcagtggttaaaaatccgcctgccaatgcaggggacaccggttcgagccctgttccgcaaagatcccacaagccgcgaagcaactaagcccttgcgccacagctactgaagcccgcgcgcctagagcctgtgctccgcaacaaaagaagccactgcaatgagaagcccgcgcactggtagaccccgctcgccgcaactagagaaagcccgcgtgcagcaacgaagacgcaacacagccagaaaaaaaattctcacagCCTTTgactactcccattttacagattagggaAACGgagacagagaggttaagttacttgtccAAGGCCTGCGCAGCTAGTAAGTGCTGAAATTGGATGTGAACTCAGAGCTCAATTTTTAGCCTCACCAATAATGTGATgtaacacaacatagtaattaTAATGttacatgaaataattttaggTCCTGAAAAGTTTTGTGAACAAAATCAAGCAGAGAAATGAGGTTGTCTTTTGGCGGGAAGGTGTAATTTAGAAGAGACAGGCAAGGGAGGCCTCTCGGAGGAAGCGGCCTTTGAAAAGGGACCAGACAAACGTCGAGATCTGTGTGGAGAGATGTCCAAGCAGGGCGCACAGCCAAAGCAAAGAGCCGGCGGCTGGCACTGCAAGAAGGCCATCCGTCTGGGATCCAAAGTTTCCAAGATTCTAGTTTCGCTGAGACTCTGCTTTCCAGGCCTCCTGCGCACTGGAATCATCTCAGATTCGACGTGCCCTAGAGGCTACGGACTACGCGCGCGCGAAGTTCTGCGGTTGCCGCAGGGCGGGGGCCGCAGGTCTTAACTTTCCCCGGGCGGTGGGCGGGGCCGGTCTCACCTGCGGGGGCGGGGCTCCCGGCCACCCCGCCCCCCGGAGGACCCGCCCGCGGCCCGAGACTCGCTGCGCAGCTGGAAGCGGCGGGGCGTGCGCGGCGGGCGGGCGCAGCGCGGCGAAGCAGGACCGGGAGCTGTCTGCGGTCAGGTGGGCGCCGGGAATGCGGGGTGGGAGTCCCAGGAGCTGCGAGGATGGAGGCGAGGGCGGAGGGTGTGGGCTGGGCCTGGCGCACCTCTGGGCCCTCTGGCCCGGAGACGGGGACGGGTTTTGGGGCCCCTGGACGCCCCCTGTCCCCCCCTGGGGCTCCCCGGGGTCTGGAGGCCCAGCTGGGGccgcgccccctcccccgggCTCAGGTAAACAGAAGCGAGgacggggcggggcctgggggcgggagggggcccTTGTGACGGCCTGGCGGCGGGCGGTGAAACCGGGGTGAGCGGGGCTGGGCCGGCCGGCCAGGGGTAAGTTGTGCGGTTTGGGGGGGCTGGCCATGATGGGGGCCTCCCGCCTgcgagtgtatgtgtgtgtggagatgGTGCGTGCATGTGCATGAGAGATGGTGTACGAAGCTCAGGTGTGTGTGATGGTGTCAGGCTGTGGGTACAGGTGGGTACAGGAGATGGCCTGTCCGTGTAAGCCTGCGAGGGCACAGAGGGACTGCTTGAATGATGTGAAACTGTTTCAGTGATGTGAAAATGTGGGCGACCTCTGATTGTTTGTCTgtcatgctgtgtgtgtgtgtgtgtttggcaggGAGTTGAACTGTTTATAGGGTTAGGTGTGTCACCAAGAAATTGTGTGACCGTGGTTGTCTCTCTGCCTGTAAGACTCGGGGGGTGACAAGGAGGTGGGCACTGTGGGTTCAGGATGGATACGTGGGGTGTCACTGTGATTATCGTTGTCAGCTGCGCGTTTGTGCGCACGGGGCTCAGCTGGTGAAGGGGAGTTTGCTGTTTGGAGGCCGGCATGAGTGTGGGAGCCAGCGTGTGTCAAGGAAACAGCCCGAGTGATGTGTGGCTGTGCGTGTCGCTCTGTTACTGTGCAGAGGTTGCGTCTGGAACATTCGGCTCAGCTGTCTGAGATTGTGCGTGATGTTGTGGGAGGTTGTATGCGTCCGCAAACTTTCGTGAATGATGGTCATGGTTGTCGGGATGACTCAAAGAACGGGTGTGGTTGTGAGTGTGACTTGCGTGTGGAGTGTGAGACTACGTATGGTGTGACATACCTACACACACTTATATACTGTGTACACAGAGAGATTGATATATGCACGAACACGTATATACATAGAGAGATTGATGGCGATGGAGAGGCTGCAGTATATAAAATCCGCAGGATTACACACCTGCCCTTACTCTGTGTCTGAGTGGATGTGATTGGGAGCATGTGCACAGGTGCTAAAAGCGCTGGGCTCTTCCGGAGAACACAGTGGCTTGAGTGAAGTAAGCCTGAGAGACTGTGTGCGGAACGCATGGAACTACCCGTGTCTCTACAGCTGTCTGTGCCATGGGCACCCGCTTGTGACGGTGTAAGAGCCTGGCCTCAGGGGTCATTCGCACGTCCGCGTGTGAAGCTCTatagtgtgtctgtgtgtgcgaaTCCCTGGCTGGccaggtggggaggaaggaaggaaatggggaGGATGGTGACGGGTCCACCGTGAATCCTGGGAGCATGGAGGAGGCGCTGGGCATAGGATGGAGCGCTAGGTGCTGGCAGGACTGCGGGAGTGTAGGAGAGGGCATGTGTCATGGGCATAAAAGTTCAAGGAGACAGTCCCAGTGGAAGTGATTCGGGATTTGGTTATCTTTTTTGCAGGTGaggggggctgagggaggagacAGTTTCTTTGTGTGttggcttttattttgtttttaaatttttattgaagtatagttggtttacaatgttgtgttagtttcaggtatacagcaaagtgattcagttgtaagtattatatatatatttttttcacaatcttttccattataagttattacagtatattgagtatagttccctgaactacacagtaggtccttgttggttatcgattttatatacgtatatgttaatcccaaacccctaatttctccctccccaccccttttcccctttggtaaccataaatttgttttctatgtccagcttttatttctgaaaggaaAATATACCTGTGTGTTGAGTTGTATTTCTCAGAggggagtgtgtatgtgttattTCTGAAAGAAGAACGTATTTGTGTGCGTGCCTTAGTGTGTTGCATTAGGTTGtatcaatattttgaaaggaaaatgtggatgtgtgtgagggtgtgctgagttgtatttttaagagaaagtgtgtgtgtgtgtcatttctgAGAGGACAATGTGTATTACGCTGTATTtctgagaggtgtgtgtgtgtgtgtgtatgtatgtatgtatgtatgtatgtgaggGCCCCAGAGGCATCGTCACCAGATGTGTCATTGACCTTGTCACCCATATACAACCCCATGAAGTCCCACATGTGAACCCCCCCCATCCATTACCATCTGGGCCTCAGACCCTCAGCTGTCACATGGCCAATGTGACATCCATGGGCCACGCCTGCCACACGTGTGTCCCAACACACCTTGGGCTGGCTGAGCATGTCTGCAGTGGGGGGGTGGAGCCCGTGTCCTCTGGGTCTGTCGGGTCCTCGGGCTCCGGGAGCCACCACCTGGGGCCCCCCTTCCTGACCTCCCCAGTCTAGAGGCCTCTGCTTCCAGCACCCCAGCCCCTTggccctctcctcctgccccacccgCCCCCAGTGGTCTGACTGGTTCCCAACAAAAACACCCTAAGAATGAGCTCACAGAGAGGCTGCCGCCTCCACACGTCCTGCCCCACACGCCCAGCGGGCGAGGGCACCTCTggtcccaaggtcacacagccgggaGTGCTGGGCCAGGGTACCCAGGCTCCTTGGGTTGGGCTGGGCTGGCTGGGTGAGCTGAGGTGGGTGGGAGGCCTCGAGATGGCTGTTTGCCCTCCTCTGGTTAATCATACATAATGAGGTTTTGGAGTTGCCCTCAGGGCAGGGCCCTGGGCCGAGGACAGGGAAGGAGAATAGGTTTCCAGTTGCCCACTGGCCAGGATGGGCGTGGGACAGGGTGCTGGCCGGAGTGAGGAGAGCACGGAGGCAGAGGGCTGGCCGGGATGGGCGGACAGGGAGAGGGCTGAGGGGACCTGTGGCGCAAATGGCGCGGAGGCAGAGGGGCTGACTTGCCCGGCCCTGGCAGTGATCCCCTGATCCCGGTCACTCCCAGGAGCAGCAATGTCCGTGAAGGTGGCGGCCCCGGGAAGCATGGGGCTGGGCCCGGAACACCTGAGCCCTGAGGAGCTGGTGCGACAGACGCGACAAGTGGTACAGGGGCTGGAGGCCCTGCGGGCAGAGCACCGGGGCCTGGCCGGGCACCTGGCGGAGGCCCTGGCGGGACAGGGCCCGGTGGCTGGCCTGCAACTGCTGGAAGAAAAGCAGGAGGTGGTGAGCCACTCACTGGAGGCCATCGAGCTGGGGCTGGGTGAGGCCCAGGTATGAGGGGGCCAACTCAACTATGGGGGATGTGGCTCAGGCCTGGGGGTTGCCCAGGGATGAGGGGGCAGCCTGGGTAGAGGGAGGACTAGGGGAGCCAGGCCCGGGAGGGGGAGGCTCCAGTCCTGAGATGGGATCCCTGGGCTGCATTGGGGATGGGGGTCCTTATGTGCGACAGGGACCCCTGACCCAGGTGGGGTCCTTCCGTGGAACTGTGGGGCCCGGGGAGACTTTGGGGTTGCACGGGTGGAATGTGAAGTGTCCTGAGGGTAACTCGTGTGCCTGGGTGAAGTCAGAGGGGTCCCGGGGCAGGACTGGGGAATGTCCCCGAGAGCCTCTGGGCATCCCCGGAGCCACAACGGAGGGGTCTCTGTATAATCCGGGGCACCCTGGAGAGAATGGGGTGCTCCGGCTTGATCCGAGGCCCTGGGCTGGGTCGGGGCGGGAGGGGCCAGGCCTCTGACTCGCCACCCCCGCCTCCCCGGCAGGTGCTGCTGGCCCTGTCGGCACACGTGGGCGCGCTCGAGGCTGAGAAGCAGCGGCTGCGAGCGCAGGCCCGGCGGCTGGCCCAGGAGAACGCGTGGCTGTGGGAAGAGCTGGGGGAGACGCAGCAGCGCCTGCGGGCCAGCGAGGAGGCAGTGGCCcagctggaggaggagaagagcCACCTGGAGTTCCTGGGGCAGCTGCGGCAGTATGACTCGCCTGCGGAGAGCCAGGTGCTGCGGGACCCGGCGAGGCGGGGGCCGTGATGTGCTGGGGACCCCGCACTCCTTAGCTACCCCACAGCCCCCATCCCTCCGTGGTGCCCCCGACCCTCCGAAGAACCCCCCGACCCTCTGCAGAGCCCCACAAATCCCAGACCCACTAAGAACTTCCACAGAAGCCCCCCAGCTGCTCCACAAAGCCCGAGGATCCTCCCCAAGCCCTCAGGAGACCCCTGACCACCACCTCCCTCACACCCTGGGATCCAGGACCCCAGTCTCTGACTCAAATTCCCAAGCCTCATGACACCCACTTTCCTGTCCTCTCTGCAGCAGCCCGAGTCCCCCCATCGGCAGGACAGCCTGGCCTCCCTGTTCCCcagtgaggaggaggagaggaaaggtggGTGTGGGGAGCTCAGCCAGGAGGATGAATGGCCCAGGCTGGGGGGGGATCTCTGATTCGCTGGACCCCCAAGGCCTCTGAGGGAGGATGGGGAAGGTCAGGGTGGGGTGTCAGGAGGATGAAGCAGGGGGCTGTGGGGGTCACAGCGGGCAGGTGACTCTGGAAGCTGCAAAAGCAGGCCTGCCACGGCCCCAGGAGCCAGGTGGCTCCCATGTTTCTGTCCCACAGGCTAGGACACATCCCACGGGCCAGTAAGATGCCTGTGATTCCAATCTCAGACGTCAGAACAGGGGCCCGTGGTCCCAGGGGCCAGCGAGGCAGCTGCagctttggggtgcatgtgtccccTCGTGCGGGGCCGCAGAAGTAGGCGGCCTGCAGTGACTGGGCGCCCGGCACCCCCAGGTCCCGAGGCAGCGGGGGCCATCTCTGCTCAGCAGGGTGGCTACGAGATCCCGGCCCGCCTTCGGACCCTGCACAACCTCGTGCTCCAGTACGCGGGGCAGGGCCGCTACGAGGTGGCGGCACCCCTGTGCCGCCAGGCCTTGGAGGATCTGGAGCGGAGCTCGGGCCACTGCCACCCTGACGTGGCCACCATGCTCAACATCCTGGCGCTGGTGTACCGGTGAGGGCTGCCGCCGCCACGGCtggagggggcaggaagggcGGGGACCTGTCGTTGGGCAGAAGAGGTGGGGACCCTGGTGTCCTGCTCTGCCAGCATAGGGCaccaggggtggtggtggagggaagGGACAGAGATCTGGGGAGGCCACTCACTGAGACCCAGGCAAAGAGGAGTTAGCATGGGCAAGAGAGACCACAGCGGAGTGGGGAGGAGACCTGGGGTGGCAGAGGCTTGGCAGCCATCTGGGAGTGTGGGGACCCTGTGCTAGACTTGGGAGGTATGGGGACCCCCAGAAGGGACCCCCAGAGGGTGCCACCCATGCTTGGTCATCAGGTCCCTGGGCCTGCGGGATTCAGCCCAGCCGGTGGCCCCTGCTACCCCAGCCTGGCCAAACCCCCTACACCCTTGGGCCGCCCCACAGGGACCAGAACAAGTACAAAGAGGCCACAGACCTTCTCCATGACGCCCTGCAGATCCGGGAGCAGACGCTGGGCCGGGAGCACCCCGCGGTGAGCGGGGGCCCAGGAGGGAGGGCTGCAGGCTGTGCCTTCCCACCCCTGACCCGCCTCTCCCGCCCTGCAGGTGGCCGCCACCCTCAACAACCTGGCTGTCCTCTACGGGAAGCGTGGGCGTTACCAGGAGGCGGAGCCCCTGTGCCAGCGGGCCCTGGAGATCCGTGAGAAGGTCCCGCCCCCACCCGGCTCCCGCGGAGCCTCTGTCCTGAGTGGCTCTCACCCTTTGATCCTGAATTCAGCGCTCAATTCTGTGGCCCTTGCATGACCCTGATTTGCTCCTGTGGCCTCTGACCTTCTGTGCCCCTCCCATTTGACATCGTGTGCCTCCAATTTGAACCTAGAGCACCCAATCCCATGACCCACCACCCTTGACATACCAATGACTTTCGTTTGGTCTTGACTTCTGACTCTCATAGGTCAGCTCATGCCCCCACCTGGTCCTGACCTTCCAACCCCACGTGACCAGTGCAACCCCATCCTTGATCTACTTGCTTGACCCATAATCACAAGGTTTTGCACCACTATGACCTCTGACCCAGCTACTCCCCAGTTTGACCGTGCAGTTCCTGCCCTCCGCCCCCAACCTCCTGTAATTCTCCATCCATCCACTTCAATCCTATAACCAACCCATGACCCTCATTACGGCTGTGGGCATCATGTGGCCCGCCCACCCCGGCTGACCCCAATGACTTGTGATCCCATGACTTGACTCCTAGGTCCTGGGTGCTAGCCACCCGGACGTGGCCAAGCAGCTCAACAACCTGGCCCTGCTGTGCCAGAACCAGGGCAAGTTCGAGGAGGTGGAGCGGCACTACGCCCGGGCCCTGAGCATTTACACGGCCCTCGGTGGGCCTCACGACCCCAACGTGGCCAAGACCAAGAACAACCTGGTGAGGGCGCCTTGGGGCGCGGGTGTCCTGGTCCTGGGGCCGCGGCACTGGGGAGCACCCATCGGCTCAAGGGTGGGATACCACGGAGGCCAGGGGCCCCACCTCTGCCCAGCCCTCGAGCTGTCCCATGAGACGCGGCTTCCGAGCTGGGCCCTGACCGGTGAGGTTGCTCAGCACAGAGGACACGGAAGCATCAGGAAACAGGCAAGTTGGTGGCAGCCCGAGAACAGCTCCAGTCAAACAGGAAGCCAGAGAGACGGGCCGGGAGCAGATGAGAGCATTTATTGAGCTAAACCCCCTTCTTAGAACTTTGCCTGTACTGTCCCGTTTCTTCAAGGGCACTATGAGGTAGGTGCTCCCGttgccccattttgcagatgaggaaactgaggcacagagaggtgtgTCACTGGCTCAAGGTAGAGTGGGGAACAGGTTCCTGCTCTGAGTCAGGAAGTCACCTACCCTATGGGAAGTGGTGGGGTTGGGCTCCAAGCCCACCCTGCTGTCGGCCGAGGCCTGGAGTGTGGGGTAAACCTGGGCTTCTTCCTGCGGGGGCTGGAAGGATGTGCCTGGGTGCAGTGCTGGGGCCTGGGAAGCTCCCAGATTTGAGGCAAGATCACCCAGGCTATGCCCTCCCTGCAGGCCTCAGCCTACCTGAAACAGAACAAGTACCAGCAGGCGGAGGAACTGTACAAAGAAATCCTCAGCAGGGAGGCCCTGCCCGCCCCTCTCGgtgagcccccagcccctcccctcccccccaggggGCTCAGCATCCCCACCACAATGGCCCCATCTGTTCCCCAGGAGCCCCCAACACAGGCACAGCTGGTGACGCAGAACAGCAGGTGAGGACAGGCTTTGCCTCAGCtcccagggtggaggtggggactgGATGGAATGGGGGGGGGACTGACCCGTGTCCCTGGTGCCCTCCCCAGACCCTTCGTCGGAGCAGCTCATTCTCCAAGCTCCGAGAGTCCATCCGGCGGGGAAGCGAGAAGCTGGTCTCCCGGCTCCGAGGCGAGGGGGCGGTGGGGGCAGCTGAGTGAGTGTTGGGTCAGGTTGGTGGCCGAATCTGTAGcccacccctctccctgccctgctcaagaaccttccatggctcccacctcccctgccacACATACAATCAAACCTGGCGCTGGAGAGGTCCCTCCCAGGGTGGGAGCCAGACACTCCTGGGCTCACTtgtgccccaccccccaactttCCTCTGTAGGATGAAGAGAGCCGTGTCACTCAACATGCTGAACGTGGATGGTACCAGGGCTGCTGGGAACCAGGTGAGGGGGACAGCCGGGTCAAGGGTGGAGTGAGGGGACACACTGACAGGCCCAGAGGCAAGGGAAGGGTGGGAGTGGTCAGGCTGGCGGTGGAGTGGACACCAGGACAGGGAGCACGGATGGCTTTTACTTGGGTAGAGGTGGGGGAACGGATGGATGGAGTCAGGGTGGACGTGGGGACAGGAGGACGAGCAACATGGCCATCAGGACAGACAAGCTGGCAGCCAGGCTGCTGGGGAGGAGCCCTAGGGGCAGCTGCAGCAGAGCTGTGTCCTGCCCCTCACCCACCCCGTGCCTGTCCCCAGTTCCCCAGCCGGCACCTGAGCGAGGCCTCTCGGACCCTCAGCGCCAGCACCCAGGACCTGGGCCCCCGCTGAAGGCGACAGAACCACGTGGCTGCGGCTTCTCAGGAGGAGCGGGATGGGAGGAGGGAACAGGAGTCCTTTCATCTCCCTGACTCGCTCCCACCCCTCGGGGGCACCCAGTGTCTTGGGCTTCCCCGCTGTCCTCTCCTCCTGTGATTAAAGGCTGTAGACTTGGCAGCCAGAACGTCTGCCTGAGGTGTCCTGCAGGGGCCTTTAAGCGCCTCCCCCGGAGGCGCCCTCCAAGCTGCTGGGACCCAGGGCCAGGTAAGGCTCAGGAGTCGCAGCCAACTCCTTTTacggccccgcccccaccccgctaCAGCTGCTGAGCGATCTGCTCTATCCTCCGCAGCGTCTCCTCCGACTCCAGCTGCTCCAGGCTGAGCAGGGACAGGCCCAGCTGATCCtcctggtggggggcagggggggtgtCAGCTGCTGCGCTTCCTAACACAGGGGTCCACGACTCAGTAGGGACAGGTGGCCCGCCCGGGGGGCTACAGGACAGGATGCTTGAATTTCAAAACACCCGTATAACCCAGGGTATCCCATCCCTGGAACCAGAAGATGGGCCGAGGGAGGGAGGCGGCAGCCAGAGAGCTGTGTCCAAGCTAGAGAAGGACTGGCTTTCCAGAGGCCCACAGCCTGCTCGGGGCTCCCACTGGAGACACACGCTCCATCTGTAGCC
This region of Balaenoptera acutorostrata chromosome 19, mBalAcu1.1, whole genome shotgun sequence genomic DNA includes:
- the KLC3 gene encoding kinesin light chain 3 is translated as MSVKVAAPGSMGLGPEHLSPEELVRQTRQVVQGLEALRAEHRGLAGHLAEALAGQGPVAGLQLLEEKQEVVSHSLEAIELGLGEAQVLLALSAHVGALEAEKQRLRAQARRLAQENAWLWEELGETQQRLRASEEAVAQLEEEKSHLEFLGQLRQYDSPAESQQPESPHRQDSLASLFPSEEEERKGPEAAGAISAQQGGYEIPARLRTLHNLVLQYAGQGRYEVAAPLCRQALEDLERSSGHCHPDVATMLNILALVYRDQNKYKEATDLLHDALQIREQTLGREHPAVAATLNNLAVLYGKRGRYQEAEPLCQRALEIREKVLGASHPDVAKQLNNLALLCQNQGKFEEVERHYARALSIYTALGGPHDPNVAKTKNNLASAYLKQNKYQQAEELYKEILSREALPAPLGAPNTGTAGDAEQQTLRRSSSFSKLRESIRRGSEKLVSRLRGEGAVGAAEMKRAVSLNMLNVDGTRAAGNQFPSRHLSEASRTLSASTQDLGPR